The genomic region CGATTTTCATTTCAGCATTCAGCACTCCAAATTCAGCATAAAAAAGGTAGCGTCTATATTCTAATTTTCTCATCTCTAAACTGGAAATAGTATTTCAATTACCAAATTAGCACGTCATCAAATTTTCAAATTAAAAAAGCGATCTAAATTCTAAAATCTATAAACTTTCTTCGGAGTCACACAATAATCAAGCGGAATATCACTGGGGTATACATCTTGAAAAGCTTCTTCAGCTTCGTAAAAAGAAAGTCCTATTTTAATAATGTTGGGTTTACAGTTGCTTAAAAATTTATCGTAGTAGCCTTTACCATAACCAATGCGGTGACCGTTTTTATCGAAAGCAAGTAAAGGCACAAAGACCACATCTATTTTTGCTGAGGGAATTTCTATCCCATCTACGGGCTCTGGAATATTCCACCTGTTTTTTTTGATCTTGGTGGTTTCTGTAAGTAAATAATTGATCAGATTGTTATGCTCGATATCGGTTCTGGGAATGACCACATTTTTATCTTTACCCTGAAGAATGTGTAAAATAAATTCGGTATCCACCTCTTTCTGCTCTGCAATACTAAGGAACAGGTGATAAAAATCACCTTCCCAGACATCAAGTTGAAGTAAGTTATTGGCAATCTTTAAACTATATTCTTCAATAACTTCAGGAGAAAGATCGATACGTAAAGCTTTGTATTTTTTACGGAGGTCGGTCTTATTCATCGATCACTTTTGAGGCGGTTGATATATGAAAAATAGCATCACCCTGATATACGATAGGTGAT from Zunongwangia profunda SM-A87 harbors:
- a CDS encoding 5-formyltetrahydrofolate cyclo-ligase — protein: MNKTDLRKKYKALRIDLSPEVIEEYSLKIANNLLQLDVWEGDFYHLFLSIAEQKEVDTEFILHILQGKDKNVVIPRTDIEHNNLINYLLTETTKIKKNRWNIPEPVDGIEIPSAKIDVVFVPLLAFDKNGHRIGYGKGYYDKFLSNCKPNIIKIGLSFYEAEEAFQDVYPSDIPLDYCVTPKKVYRF